A genomic segment from Helicobacter sp. 12S02232-10 encodes:
- a CDS encoding ATP phosphoribosyltransferase regulatory subunit yields MILEHEIPQGTKLHFGLSAKIKRRIENLACEVFYQNGFEEILTPFFVYLEHQKNFSNRNIIRLSSQNNHQISLRYDTTIDAIRIITKRLGRTTDQKKWFYIQPVFSYPTNEIHQIGAECLDVDEMSKILCLSVEIMNKLEITPILQISNVKILKLCAQDLGVDMPTFRKMQIEDILKSGSYLVDLLKIQTKEDLENFVPRAPSFLKSELVALSESASYCNYKKTIFSPLDFAPVDYYNDLVFRMFEGNHTFLLGGKYTIEGIQSCGFGIYTDDVVDYLIKIF; encoded by the coding sequence ATGATTTTAGAACACGAAATACCTCAAGGGACAAAACTGCACTTTGGTCTTTCGGCCAAAATTAAGCGCAGGATAGAAAATCTTGCTTGCGAAGTTTTTTACCAAAATGGTTTTGAAGAAATTTTGACACCTTTTTTTGTTTATCTGGAACACCAAAAAAATTTTTCAAATCGTAACATTATCCGTTTGAGTTCTCAAAATAATCATCAAATATCTTTGCGCTATGATACTACCATCGATGCTATTAGAATTATAACAAAGCGTTTGGGCAGGACTACTGATCAGAAAAAGTGGTTTTATATACAGCCTGTTTTCAGTTATCCCACAAATGAGATCCATCAAATCGGTGCAGAATGTTTAGATGTCGATGAAATGTCTAAAATACTTTGCTTGAGCGTAGAAATTATGAATAAGCTTGAAATTACGCCTATTCTACAGATTTCAAATGTGAAGATTTTGAAGCTGTGTGCACAGGATTTAGGTGTGGATATGCCAACATTTAGAAAAATGCAGATTGAAGACATCTTAAAATCGGGTAGTTATCTTGTAGATTTGCTTAAAATTCAAACTAAAGAGGATTTGGAAAATTTTGTGCCTCGCGCTCCTAGTTTTTTAAAATCAGAACTTGTGGCATTGTCTGAAAGCGCAAGCTATTGCAATTACAAAAAGACGATTTTTTCTCCTCTTGATTTTGCTCCAGTTGATTATTATAATGATTTGGTTTTTAGGATGTTTGAAGGAAACCATACGTTTCTTTTAGGGGGAAAATATACGATTGAGGGGATTCAATCTTGCGGTTTTGGAATTTATACCGATGATGTTGTTGATTATTTGATAAAAATATTTTGA